The proteins below come from a single Poecilia reticulata strain Guanapo linkage group LG5, Guppy_female_1.0+MT, whole genome shotgun sequence genomic window:
- the cnpy2 gene encoding protein canopy homolog 2 isoform X2, which produces MRDAALLLTSCVVMFLLLSFSCAARQGQDIRCGACRALVDEMEWAISQVDPKKMIQTGSFRINPDGSQSIREIPLARSEGNLLDLMESVCERMEDYGERTDPSTNRKSYVRVKSRTGEDMDLSEAALDSRVTSSLKFACETIVEHHEDEIIEFFAHETDNVKDKLCSKRTDLCDHALNIPHDEL; this is translated from the exons ATGAGGGATGCTGCTCTCCTACTCACGTCCTGTGTAGTTATGTTTCTCCTCCTGAGCTTCAGCTGCGCTGCCAGACAAGGACAGGACATCAGATGTGGAG CCTGCAGGGCTCTAGTCGATGAGATGGAGTGGGCCATATCCCAGGTAGATCCAAAGAAAATGATCCAGACTGGATCCTTCAGGATCAATCCGGATGGGAGTCAGTCCATCAGAGAG ATTCCCCTGGCACGCTCAGAGGGAAACCTCCTGGATCTGatggagagtgtgtgtgagaggatgGAGGACTACGGAGAGCGCACGGATCCGTCCACTAACAGGAAGTCCTACGTCAGGGTCAAGTCTCGGACCGGTGAGGACATGGACCTCTCAGAGGCCGCGTTGGACTCAAGAGTGACATCCAGCTTAAAATTTGCA TGTGAAACAATTGTCGAACATCACGAAGATGAAATTATCGAATTCTTCGCTCATGAAACGGACAATGTGAAAGACAAACTCTGCAGTAAAAGGACAG ACCTCTGTGACCACGCCTTAAACATTCCCCATGATGAGCTTTGA
- the cnpy2 gene encoding protein canopy homolog 2 isoform X1, translating into MFRVKMRDAALLLTSCVVMFLLLSFSCAARQGQDIRCGACRALVDEMEWAISQVDPKKMIQTGSFRINPDGSQSIREIPLARSEGNLLDLMESVCERMEDYGERTDPSTNRKSYVRVKSRTGEDMDLSEAALDSRVTSSLKFACETIVEHHEDEIIEFFAHETDNVKDKLCSKRTDLCDHALNIPHDEL; encoded by the exons ATGTTTAGAGTTAAGATGAGGGATGCTGCTCTCCTACTCACGTCCTGTGTAGTTATGTTTCTCCTCCTGAGCTTCAGCTGCGCTGCCAGACAAGGACAGGACATCAGATGTGGAG CCTGCAGGGCTCTAGTCGATGAGATGGAGTGGGCCATATCCCAGGTAGATCCAAAGAAAATGATCCAGACTGGATCCTTCAGGATCAATCCGGATGGGAGTCAGTCCATCAGAGAG ATTCCCCTGGCACGCTCAGAGGGAAACCTCCTGGATCTGatggagagtgtgtgtgagaggatgGAGGACTACGGAGAGCGCACGGATCCGTCCACTAACAGGAAGTCCTACGTCAGGGTCAAGTCTCGGACCGGTGAGGACATGGACCTCTCAGAGGCCGCGTTGGACTCAAGAGTGACATCCAGCTTAAAATTTGCA TGTGAAACAATTGTCGAACATCACGAAGATGAAATTATCGAATTCTTCGCTCATGAAACGGACAATGTGAAAGACAAACTCTGCAGTAAAAGGACAG ACCTCTGTGACCACGCCTTAAACATTCCCCATGATGAGCTTTGA